One Deltaproteobacteria bacterium DNA window includes the following coding sequences:
- a CDS encoding NAD(P)/FAD-dependent oxidoreductase: protein MTRAPERERCVIIGAGPAGLTAGWEARRLGIPALVLERDEVVGGLSRTVEHRGFRFDLGGHRFFTKVPEVAALWREILGPDLLVRPRLSRIRFGDRFFDYPLRPLDALRGLGPCEALRVVASWVRARLLPYPEEHSFEQWVVNRFGRRLFEVFFESYTEKVWGMPCAEIGADWAAQRIKNLDLAVALRNALLRRGGGAVVTSLIERFEYPRLGPGMLWERCRERLEADGVPTRTGLAVTRILHDGQRVQALEVRDAAGAVERVEGASFVSSMPLRELVHALDPPPPPDVLAAAGRLRYRDFLTVALVVERAEVFPDNWIYVHAPQVRVGRIQNFKNWSPEMVPDPSQTALGLEYFVQEGDELWNAPDAELVELARRECAALGLVDPAEVREGVVVRVPKAYPVYDATYRGALDCIRSHLKGLGNLQLVGRNGQHRYNNQDHSMVTALRAVRNLAGGSEDVWDVNVDEDYHEAAPARAGERLAPAPLDPREAVASAFARYDVRALAGALACLVGAGVFAVTAIPLLRGQHEMIPVLSLLSNYLYGYRPAWEGAWLGLGEGALLGGALGALLAATINLVVGWHRAAYLREVELASGLDAIEQGAPEP from the coding sequence GTGACGCGCGCCCCGGAACGCGAACGCTGCGTGATCATCGGGGCGGGCCCGGCCGGACTGACGGCCGGCTGGGAGGCGCGCCGGCTCGGGATCCCGGCGCTCGTGCTCGAACGCGACGAGGTCGTGGGCGGCCTCTCGCGCACGGTCGAGCACCGGGGCTTCCGCTTCGATCTCGGCGGCCATCGCTTCTTCACGAAGGTGCCCGAGGTGGCGGCCCTGTGGCGCGAGATCCTGGGCCCCGACCTGCTCGTGCGGCCGCGGCTGTCACGGATCCGCTTCGGTGACCGCTTCTTCGACTATCCCCTGCGCCCGCTCGACGCGCTGCGCGGGCTCGGCCCCTGCGAGGCGCTGCGCGTCGTGGCGAGCTGGGTGCGCGCGCGGCTGCTCCCCTACCCGGAGGAGCACAGCTTCGAGCAGTGGGTGGTGAACCGCTTCGGCCGGCGCCTGTTCGAGGTCTTCTTCGAGTCCTACACCGAGAAGGTGTGGGGGATGCCGTGCGCGGAGATCGGCGCCGACTGGGCCGCGCAGCGCATCAAGAACCTCGACCTTGCGGTGGCCCTGCGCAACGCGCTGCTGCGGCGCGGCGGTGGCGCCGTCGTGACCAGCCTGATCGAGCGCTTCGAGTATCCGCGGCTCGGCCCCGGGATGCTCTGGGAGCGCTGCCGCGAGCGGCTCGAGGCGGACGGCGTGCCGACGCGCACGGGCCTCGCCGTGACGCGCATCCTGCACGACGGGCAGCGGGTGCAGGCGCTCGAGGTGCGCGACGCCGCGGGCGCCGTGGAGCGCGTCGAGGGCGCGAGCTTCGTGTCTTCGATGCCGCTGCGCGAGCTGGTGCACGCCCTCGATCCGCCGCCCCCGCCCGACGTGCTGGCGGCGGCCGGCCGGCTCCGCTACCGCGACTTCCTGACCGTCGCGCTGGTGGTGGAGCGCGCGGAGGTCTTCCCGGACAACTGGATCTACGTCCACGCGCCGCAGGTCCGCGTCGGCCGGATCCAGAACTTCAAGAACTGGAGCCCCGAGATGGTGCCCGACCCGTCGCAGACGGCGCTCGGGCTCGAGTACTTCGTGCAGGAGGGCGACGAGCTGTGGAACGCCCCCGACGCCGAGCTCGTCGAGCTCGCGCGCCGCGAGTGCGCAGCGCTCGGGCTCGTCGACCCGGCCGAGGTGCGCGAGGGCGTGGTGGTGCGCGTCCCCAAGGCCTACCCGGTCTACGACGCGACCTACCGCGGCGCGCTCGACTGCATCCGCTCCCACCTGAAGGGCCTCGGGAACCTCCAGCTCGTCGGGCGCAACGGCCAGCATCGCTACAACAACCAGGATCACTCGATGGTGACGGCGCTGCGCGCGGTGCGGAACCTCGCCGGTGGCTCCGAGGACGTCTGGGACGTGAACGTGGACGAGGACTACCACGAGGCGGCCCCCGCCCGGGCGGGCGAGCGCCTCGCCCCCGCACCGCTCGACCCCCGCGAGGCCGTGGCCAGCGCCTTCGCACGCTACGACGTGCGCGCGCTGGCCGGCGCGCTGGCCTGCCTCGTCGGCGCGGGCGTCTTCGCGGTCACGGCCATCCCGCTGCTCCGCGGCCAGCACGAGATGATCCCGGTGCTGTCGCTGCTCTCGAACTACCTGTACGGCTACCGGCCGGCGTGGGAAGGGGCGTGGCTCGGGCTCGGCGAGGGCGCGCTGCTGGGCGGCGCGCTGGGCGCGCTGCTGGCCGCCACGATCAACCTCGTCGTCGGCTGGCACCGCGCGGCCTACCTGCGCGAGGTCGAGCTCGCGTCCGGCCTCGACGCGATCGAGCAGGGAGCACCGGAGCCGTGA
- a CDS encoding NUDIX domain-containing protein, with the protein MPPSVPILPAATVVLLREAEGGPEVLLLRRSSKLAFHGGAWVFPGGRVDLASGESDDEAGARRAAVREAREEAGLALDPGALVPLSHWTTPEGQPRRFATWFYVAEADDAPVRVDGGEIQDHRWATPARALELQRAGEIELPPPTFVTLTVLAAHRSPRAALTAAAAEPPLVYLPRIVKAAGAMASLYPGDAGWEARDAERLGSRHRLLFLPAGWRYLRDGAG; encoded by the coding sequence ATGCCGCCGTCCGTCCCGATCCTCCCCGCCGCCACCGTCGTCCTGCTCCGGGAAGCGGAGGGCGGGCCCGAGGTGCTGCTGCTCCGGCGCAGCTCGAAGCTCGCCTTCCACGGCGGCGCGTGGGTGTTCCCGGGCGGGCGCGTCGACCTCGCGAGCGGCGAGAGCGACGACGAGGCCGGCGCGCGCCGCGCCGCGGTGCGCGAGGCGCGCGAGGAGGCGGGGCTCGCGCTCGACCCCGGCGCGCTCGTGCCGCTCTCGCACTGGACCACGCCCGAGGGCCAGCCCCGCCGCTTCGCCACCTGGTTCTACGTCGCGGAGGCGGACGACGCGCCCGTGCGCGTCGACGGAGGCGAGATCCAGGATCACCGCTGGGCGACCCCCGCCCGCGCGCTCGAGCTCCAGCGCGCCGGCGAGATCGAGCTCCCGCCGCCCACCTTCGTCACCCTGACCGTCCTCGCCGCCCATCGCTCGCCGCGCGCGGCGCTCACCGCGGCGGCGGCCGAGCCCCCGCTCGTCTACCTGCCGCGCATCGTGAAGGCCGCCGGCGCCATGGCCTCGCTCTATCCCGGGGACGCCGGCTGGGAGGCGCGCGACGCCGAGCGGCTCGGCTCGCGCCACCGGCTGCTCTTCCTGCCCGCCGGGTGGCGCTATCTGCGGGACGGCGCGGGCTGA
- a CDS encoding oxygenase MpaB family protein, which translates to MLRPEIGRAVDFARPPGEPALVGPDSVAWQVFRNPVALLVGGITAVLLELGEPRVRTGVWEHTSFRTDPLGRMERTGLAAMITVYAARSVAEQMIAGVRRLHERVYGVTPAGVPYRASDPELLDWVQATASFGFLAAYQAFVRPLDAAACDRFYAEGREAARLYGATGAPTSEAELEALFATMRPKLERSEIVFEFLAILERTPILPGPLARLQAPLIRAAVDRTPVWARELLGLDEPRWELHPWERRAVRSLGRLADRFVIPGSPPAEACRRLGLSPGVLLAR; encoded by the coding sequence ATGCTGCGGCCCGAGATCGGCCGTGCCGTGGACTTTGCGCGCCCGCCCGGCGAGCCGGCCCTGGTCGGCCCCGACTCCGTCGCCTGGCAGGTGTTCCGCAACCCGGTGGCGCTCCTCGTCGGGGGCATCACCGCGGTGCTCCTGGAGCTCGGCGAGCCACGCGTCCGCACCGGCGTCTGGGAGCACACGAGCTTCCGTACCGATCCGCTCGGCCGCATGGAGCGGACGGGGCTCGCGGCGATGATCACGGTGTATGCCGCCCGCAGCGTTGCCGAGCAGATGATCGCGGGGGTGCGGCGGCTCCACGAGCGGGTGTACGGCGTGACGCCTGCCGGCGTTCCCTACCGCGCAAGCGATCCGGAGCTGCTCGACTGGGTCCAGGCCACCGCGAGCTTCGGCTTCCTCGCGGCCTATCAGGCCTTCGTCCGCCCGCTCGACGCGGCGGCCTGCGATCGCTTCTATGCCGAGGGCCGGGAGGCCGCCCGCCTCTACGGTGCCACCGGAGCACCCACCTCGGAGGCCGAGCTCGAGGCGCTCTTCGCCACGATGCGGCCGAAGCTCGAGCGCTCGGAGATCGTCTTCGAGTTCCTGGCGATCCTCGAACGCACGCCGATCCTTCCGGGCCCGCTCGCCCGCCTCCAGGCACCGCTGATCCGGGCGGCCGTCGACCGGACCCCCGTCTGGGCGCGGGAGCTCCTGGGCCTCGACGAGCCGCGCTGGGAGCTCCACCCCTGGGAGCGGCGCGCGGTGCGCTCGCTCGGGCGCCTCGCCGACCGCTTCGTCATCCCCGGGAGCCCGCCGGCCGAGGCCTGCCGGCGCCTCGGGCTCTCGCCCGGGGTGCTCCTCGCACGCTGA